The DNA sequence AGTAGCGCAACGAGAGATCGGCTCCTTACTTGAGTACGTCAACGTTGCTGTAGGTAACAAAGAGGAATGTCGAGTAGCCGTTGGGGAAACAGAACCAGACAGGGCAGCCGATGCGCTACTAGAGTGCGGCGTTCAGTTAGCCATTGTTAAGCAAGGACCTAAAGGTACGCTTGCCAAAACCCGAGATTTACGGATTGAAGTTCCAGTAACAAAAGTAGACACACTCAATGGATTAGGTGCCGGGGACGCTTTCGGTGGCGCACTAGTGCACGCGTTGATTTCCGGTTGGGATATTCCTACCGCAATTCATTTCGCCTCAACATCGGGAGCCATCGTCTCTTCACGGTTAGAGTGCTCCACTGCAATGCCTTCAGAAGATGAGGTTCGTAAGCTCATGGTTCAGCGCAGTGAAACGGCACCAATAGTAAAGGAAATATGATGGTTCGGATACAAGATATTCCGGAAATTAGACTCCACTATCCACAAGAAATAGCAAAAAGATTAGCTTCACGTGCGCCGGGAACATTACCTAAAGATGGCCGCAAGATCATGATAATCGCATGTGACCACGCGGCTCGAGGCGCTTTAGGTGCTGGTCGCGATCCGATGTCAATGGCGAATCGAACCGAGCTACTGGAACGATGCGTTGCTGCACTTTCGCGTCCGGGAGTGGATGGTTTTCTGGGAACCGCTGATTTAGTTGAAGATCTAACGCTTTTAGGCGCCCTTGAAAATAAGCTTGTTTTCGGCTCAATGAATCGTACAGGTCTCCAAGGAGCCACCTTTGAAATAGATGATCGATTTGGATGCTATACGCCAGAAGCAATTGCCGAGAGCAATTTAGACGGCGGAAAGACTTTGACAAGAATCTGTTTTGAGGATCCAAGCACCCCACGCACCCTAGCTGCTACCGCACAAGCAATTAACAGCCTATCGATACGGAAGAAAATCGCGATGGTCGAACCATTTATTTCCCGATGGAAAGATGGCAAAATCGTCAACGATTTAACTCCGGACGCTGTTATCAAGTCAATTACTATTGCCTCAGCACTAGGAGAGACGAGTGCATACACCTGGCTCAAACTACCATGTGTTTCAGACATGGAACGGGTTATGGAAAGCACGACGTTGCCATCGCTGATTTTAGGAGGCGAAGTTTCAAAGGATCCGGAAAATACATTGAATAGTTGGGCTAAAGCAGTGGCTTTACCAAATGTGTGCGGTCTGGTTATTGGCCGTTCCCTTCTTTTCCCTCCTGATGGAGATGTTCAAACGGCAGTTGACAATGCAGTGGAGTTACTATGAGCGACAACAATAAATATGTTCTTCCCGCTGGAAGTACGGCGAATGGAAAATTTGATACGTATATTACTCCTGAAAAGGCTGGATGGGAGTTTTCCAGTTTGCGGATCGCCCAGCTTAACCAGGGCGAAACAATGACATATGAAACTGGTGACGAGGAAATCCTTGTTCTTCCATTAGTTGGAAGAGTAGATGTGGAAAGTGGCGAGAAGAAGTATTCGCTAGCTGGACGCGATTCAGTATTTACCGCGGTTACTGACTACATATACATTCCACGTCAGACAACTTTGACGTTGACGGCAACAAAATCTGGCCGCTTTGCACTTCCGGGTGCAAAAGCGACAAAAGATCTACCAATACGATACTGCCCGGCAAGCGAAGTCAATTCAGGCATCAGAGGCGCCGGAGTATGTTCTCGGCAAGTAAATAATTATGCGTTAGGGAACGACGTCGAAACCTCGCATCTTCTTGTTACGGAAGTTCTTACGCCAGGTGGAAATTGGTCTTCCTATCCGCCGCATAAGCACGATGAACATTCAGCTGAAGAACGGATCTTAGAAGAGATCTACTATTTTGAATTACGGCCAGGAGGCCCAGGCCGGGCAACGGACGGCTTTGGCCTTCAGCGGGTGTACTCTTCACCTGGAAAGAATATTGATGTTTGTACGGAAGTTCGTTCGGGTGACACCGTCGTCGTCCCATACGGATATCATGGTCCGTCCGTCGCAGCCCCGGGACATGACATGTACTATCTCAATGTTATGGCCGGGCCTGCAGAAGATTCAGTATGGATGATGACTGACGATCCAGTCCATACTTGGCAACGTCAAGCCTGGGAAGGCGACGACGTCGATCCGCGATTACCATTCATGCCTTTAACAAAGGAGAAGCTATGACGAACACTGTGCGATTAACAGTAGGCCAAGCAACGATCCGATTTTTAGTTAATCAATACGTAGAAGCTGATGGTGTTGAGGAACGTCTCATCGCTGGTGCTTTCGGTATTTTCGGACATGGAAATGTTGCTGGTCTAGGGCAAGCATTATTACAGAACGAAATTGATCCACAACCTGACGGTGGTTCGATGCCATACTACATGCCGCGAAATGAGCAGGGTATGGTCAATGCAGCCGCGGCATATGCCAAAGCGAAGAATCGTACCCAAACGTTGATGTGTACCTCGTCGATTGGCCCTGGTGCACTTAACATGGTCACGGGTGCTGCGTTAGCAACGACAAATCGGCTACCGGTTCTGCTGTTCCCTTCCGATCAGTTTGCTACTCGGGTACCAGACCCAGTTCTACAACAGATCGAAAATGCGCAGACTCTTGATACCTCAGTAAATGATGCATTCCGGCCGGTATCGGTGTTCTTTGATCGGATTAATCGGCCAGAACAGTTGCTTCCATCCTTGATGCAAGCAATGCGTGCCCTGACCGATCCGGCAGATACTGGTGCGGTAACTATCGCGATGCCACAAGATGTTCAAGCTGAAGCGTTTGACTTCCCTAAGGAGGCATTTGCGAAACGTGTCTGGCATATTCGTCGTCCTCCGGCAGAAGTCTCCCAGCTCGAACGGGCTGCTGAATTAATTCGGTGTGCGAAGGCTCCGATGGTGATTGCCGGCGGTGGCGTAATTTATTCGAAGGCTTCCGAAGAATTGCGAGAGTTTGCCCGAGTCACTGGAATTCCGGTAGCAGATACCCAAGCTGGCAAAGGTGCTATTAACTGCGATCATCCGCAAGCCGTTGGTGGTGTTGGGTCAACTGGTGGTGATTCGGCAAATCATTTGGCTGATGAAGCAGATCTCATTATTGGTATCGGTACCCGCTACTCAGATTTCACTACGGCATCGCGAACCCAGTTTAAGAATCCAGACGTTAAGTTTGTAAACATTAATGTCAAACCATTTGATGCGGTGAAGAATGGTGCCGAAATGGTTGTCGCAGATGCTCGTGAAGCATTGCGCGGATTAACTGATCTGTTGAGCGACTATCATGTTTCAGCAGAGTATGAGAAGCGTGTTGCTGACGAACGCCAGGCGTGGCTGAAGATTGTGGATGAGCTATATCATCTGGGGCATGGTCCACTTCCTGCGCAGATTGAGGTATTCGGTGCTCTTAATGAGATGATGAAGGATACTGACGTGCTGATCAATGCTGCCGGTTCGATGCCTGGTGATTTGCAGGCCTTGTGGCAAGCAAAAACCCCATCGCAGTATCACGTCGAATATGCTTTCTCAACGATGGGATATGAGATACCTGCTGGTATGGGTGTCAAGATGGCATGTCCAGATTCTGAAGTTGTTTCCATTGTTGGCGATGGAACTTATCAGATGCTTCCAATGGAATTAGCAACGGTAGCACAAGAAGGCCTGAAGGTCATTTATGTTCTTCTGGAAAATCATGGGTTTGCTTCCATTGGTGCGCTTTCTGAGTCGCGGGGATCGCAACGTTTTGGTACTCGATACCGCATGGGTGGCGGCAATCCGCACAACCAAGAAGGTGAGCTTATCCCGGTTGATATTGCAAAGAATGCAGAGTCTTGGGGTCTCACAGTTCTGCGGGTTTCCTCCATTGATGAATTTAAGGAAGCGTATCGTCAAGCTACGCAGATGACCACTGCAGTAATGATCTATATTGAGACGGATTTGTATGGTCCGAACCCGCCGTCGTCATCCTATTGGGATGTGCCGGTTGCACAAGTGTCACGTCTTGAATCGACTCAGCGAGCTTACCAAGAATACCGCGAAGGAGTGAAGCATCAACGGCACTATTTTTAAGCTTTAGTCACTGATTCTTCTCCTAATAGGTAAGGGGCCCGTGGAAAACCACGAGCCCCTTACCTATTAGCAATAAGAGACTAGGTTAAATGTCCTAACAAGTTACAATATTGTGATATATTTGTATTGAATGTTCGGCAATCAAAGGAGATGTCATGGAAATTATCAAACACTGGATAGACGGAAAGCCATATAGCGCAAACTCAGAGAACTATGCTGAGATAGAAAATCCAGCCACTGGCGAGATAATCCGTTCTGTTGCGTTAGCTACTGAGCAAGATCTTGACTACGCAGTGGAAATCGCGCGAAAAGCACAGAAAAAATGGGCTCAGACATCGCTAGCAAAACGTGTTGAAATCATGTTTAAGATGCGGCAACTTGTATTAGACCACCAAGACGAAATTGCCCGCGCCATCGTCGAAGAACACGGAAAAGATTATTCTGACGCCATAGGTGAGATTCAACGAGGACGCGAAACACTAGACTTCGCTTGTTCAATCAATGCCGCACTCAAAGGAGAATACTCTTTCGACGTCTCACGCGGGGTAGACGTCCACACAATTCACCAACCTGTTGGCGTTGTTGCCGGAATTTGCCCATTTAACTTTCCCGTCATGGTTCCCATGTGGATGCACCCAATCGCCCTAGCAACAGGAAATGCTTTTATCCTCAAACCAGCAACCCCAACACCTACTGCCTCACTCATCATTGCCCGACTTTATCAAGAAGCCGGACTTCCAGACGGACTGTTTAACGTAGTGGCCGGAACGCGCGACCTCGTCACCGACATCCTCAAACACCCCGGAATCGATGCAATCTCCTTCGTTGGATCAACGCCAGTAGCACACATTATTCAAGAAACTGGAACTAAATACGGCAAGCGAGTACAAGCACTCGGCGGAGCCAACAATCATGCAATCGTCCTACCCGATGCAGACTTAGACTTCGTTGCCCAACATATCTCGGCAGCCGCTTTCGGTGCAGCCGGTGAACGATGCATGGCACTTCCGGCAGTTATCGCCGTCGGTGGTATCGGTGACAAGCTTGCGATGAAAGTCAAAGAGCACGCCGAAAAAATTCGAGTCGGCATGGGACTTGACGAAGGTGTACAGATGGGACCAGTCATTAGCAAGGCAGCCAAAGAGCGCATCGTCAAACTCATTACAGACGCAGAAAATCACGGAGCCACGATTGTTCTAGACGGACGAAACATCAACGTTCCCGGATATGAAAACGGACATTTTGTTGGTCCGACGATTATCACCGATGTTACCTACGATATGGCCGTGTATAACGAAGAAATCTTCGGCCCAGTCTTGACCATCAATGACGTCGATAGCTATGAAGAAGCAATCGGAATAGTTAACGCCCAACCATTTGGAAATGGTTCTGCCATATTCACCAACGATGGTGGAATGGCCCGCCGGTTCCAATTAGACGTTGAAGCCGGAATGGTTGGCGTAAATGTTCCAATTCCAACCCCAGTAGCATACTACTCCTTCGGCGGATGGAAAGAATCCCTGCTCGGTGACCACCATATCCACGGCCCAGAAGGAGTTAACTTCTACACCAAGTCGAAAGTAATCACCACTCGCTGGCCATCGGAGCAAACATACTCTGCAACCATGTCATTCCAGCGAGAAGAATAATACCTACTAAAAACACTGGCTAATGGGTGTGCGCCGAAGCTTAGCTTCGGCGCACACAACATTTTCACCACCGATGAGATGTCAGTTACGGATAACCGTTAGCGAGACTTCTTCTGGATCATCAAAAGGGAACATTGGCCGGGCAATATGTGAATGACCTAAACGCGCCAAATTTTGATCCACCCCGCCCGGCGTCAACGCCAAAATCCAACCAGCATGAATATCATGCAAATACGGCTCCAAATAGCCAATCTTCACAATCACAATATCGGTTGTCTCCGGGTCAAGCCCCAATCGAGTAAACTGCTCACGCATCGTGTACTGGTTACGACGAGTTGTGACAATCAACCGCACCCCGCCAACAGCCAAAACCGCAGTAAGTAACCCAGCCGGATCATCTACCACATTCTCCACCACCGCAGTAAGGTCAACCGGTCCAGGCTCACGGGTATCAACCTTACCGCCAACACGCACACTCACCTCATTGCCGATCCCAGCCTCAGCAGCAACCGCCACCGTTTCCGGATCAAAAATAGAGGCAACAATAACGGACACCTTGCCGTCGATAGTCTCCCGGCGGGACAACACCTCAGCCAACGCCACAGTAACATCATCAGCGCCACCAGCCCCCGGATTATCACCCGAATCAGAAATGAAAAACGGTCGCAGATCAGAACCAATAGCCTTATCTAGCGCCACATCGATCTCATCAACAGGCGCCACAAACTCAAACTCATGACGAGCATCCCATGCCGCTTGCGCCAGCCGAGCCACGCCGTCGTCAAGAACATCCTGATCGTCACCATACGCAGCAAAAGCAGCGCAACAACGTGGCTGATCCGCCCACGCAAAACCAATCCAAAAACTTGCGTCGATCACCCCGTCAGTATGATCAGCGAACTCCGCAACCGCGTCATACAACCGCGCCGCTGGTTGCATACGCGTAGATGTCTTCTCCCCAGGCAACAAAATCGGCACATGAACCAACGCCTTCTTCGGCCGGCCCTTCCCAGAACGCACCCGTTCAACCAAGGTTCGTGCTGCGCGCTCGCGAGTCACCCACGCATCCTCATGCGGAGCCATTCGATAACATGTCAACATATCTGTTTGGGTAAACAATGTATGCGAGACATTACCGTGTAAATCCATACACGCCCCAACAAGAATATCGGACCCGATAGCCATGCGGATACCGTTGATGAGGTAGCCCTCGGCGTCGTCGAACCCCGGAACACTCATCGCGCCGTGAATATCAAAGAAAATCGCATCCAACGGGCCAGCTTCCGCTAACCGTTCACAAATCTCCCGGCGCCACGCCAAAAAAGTCGAAGACTCAAGAGGTCCACCTGGTAAGGCGGAGGCGTGCAAAACCGGTACCCATTCCACCCCTTCAGTCCACGGCCGATGCCCGGTAACCTGCCAGTCGTCGCCAGCCAAATGTTGTGGAACGTGACCCATCAGCGGGATGTCAGATTCGGTGATAAATGGGTAACGCTTGAGAAGTTCTTCGCCTCGGCGCACCGTGAAATCAGATTCAACGGATAGGTAGGGAGTAAATGTTGAGGATTCGATGTGAATCCCGCAGATAGCAATACGCATTGTTGTCATCTCCTTTGATTGGAATACGTATGGGTGGGCTGGTTAGGGCTGGTTAGGGGTAGTTTTTGTTTGGCGGGCGAGGATAGCCATGCCGATTAACGGTGCGTCTTTGCCAGAGATTGCGGTATCGACGGTCAGGTTTGCAGTAGACATAGGGAGGCATCGTTGGTAGAGCTCGGAGCGAATTCCGGCTATGAGTGTGCGTGTTTGCGAAAAAGATCCGCCAATAATAATGTGTTGCGGATTGAGGAAGTTTACTAATCCGGATAGTGCTTCGCCGATATATCCGCCGGCATTGCGCACCAGAGGAGCGGCAGTGACGTCTCCGCTTTGGGTGGCTTCAATAAGTTCATTGACGGTGGTGATCGGGGAATCAATTTGTGCAAGGTGGCGTAAGAGTGCAGCGCCGGAGGCGACGGTTTCGAGGCAGCCAGTGTTTCCACAACTGCAGATTGTTGGATTGGGTGATTGGACGCGGGTATGTGTTAGTTCTCCGCCGAATCCTTGATGGCCGCGAAAGACGATACCGTCAGCGATCCAGCTAGCTCCAATACCGGAACCTACTTTGACATAGATAGAAGATTCAGTGGTTTCGCCACGTTTTGTCCATTCGCCGATGGCGCCTGCACGGGCATCGTTTTCAACGATGGTGGGTAGGCCAGTGGCTTTTTTTAACAGTTGGGGAAAGTTCGTTTTGTTCCAGCCGGGCATGCGTGCAGCGCCGACGATGGTTCCATGGATGTCGACTGGGCCAGGAACTGCCACTCCGATAATTGTTGCTCGAGGCAATGTGGGGTTGTCTTGGTGGAGTTTTTTCCATGCGTGATGCAGGAGTGTGATGATAGCTTCTGGGCCGTCGTCGATCGAGAGTGGGAGATCGGCAGTGGCGAGGATTTTTCCGGTAAGTTTGGCGATTCCCACACGCGCGTGATGGGAACCGAGTTCGACGACGTCGGCAACATCGTGGAGCGGAGAAATGCGCAGGAGTGCTGCGCGACGGCCACCTGTGGATGTGGCGAGGCGGTATTCTTCGATGTCGTTTTGTTCGAGGAGGCGCCTTACACTTGCGTGGACTGTTGATCGTGGAAAGTGTGTTTTGTTGATGAGGTCTGTTCGAGATAGGGGCCCGTGGAGTAGTTCGCTCAAGATTGTTGAGTCGGTTGTGTTATTTGCGTCAGATAATGATGCTGAGTAGCTAGCTGTTATTGGTTTTAGTGTGATGCTTTCCAAAACACTCGCCTCGTTTTCTAGCGGTCAATCGTAACGAATACTCTTCGGTGTGTTTCAAGCCTAGCCTAAGTTTCCAAAGTTTGGAATATTTTTGTAAAAAGTCTACGAAGTTAGTAGGCAGATGGTATCGTGTAGATCACAGGCGGTTGGAGAGCCCGCCTACATATTTCTCAATGAGGAGAGACGACTATGCGACCATTATCGAGAGTAGCTAAGGTAGCTGCTTTTGCCAGTGCGATGCTCATGATCGCGTCATGTTCTGGCCAAACCGCTGAAAACAAGCCGGATAACGGCAACACTCAAGCCACTGGAGAAATCCAAGAAGGTGGCGATGTCACAGTAGCTTTACGAACCCCAACCTGGATTTTCCCAATTTCTGCGCCAGGAAAAACTCAAGGTGAAAACGGTATTTTCATCAACATGCTTTACAAGGGCTTTTACGAGTACAAGCTTGATGCAGATAACCAATTCAATCTTGATGACCGTTCTTTGGCTGAAGAACCAAAGGTCTCGGAAGACGGCCTGACATACGAATTGACGATGAAGCCATCGAAGTGGTCTGACGGGCAAGAAGTCACCACTCGTGACGTCGAATTCTGGTGGAATATCCTCAACGCTAACAAAGAAGAATGGTCTGGGTACCGCAAGGGCAACTTCCCAGATAATGTTGCCGAATTCAAGATCATCGACGATCACACTGTTTCTTTCACAACCACCGAAGCCTTCAACCCTGGTTGGTTTGTTGACAACCAGCTAGCTTCGGTTCGTCCACTCCCACAACATGTTTGGGGCAAGACGTCGGAGAGCGGAGAAATCGGTGACTTCGATCGGGATACTGAAGGCGCACAAGCCATCTTCGCCATGCTCACCGAAGCATCGAAAGATCTACAATCGTATGCAACCAATCCGCTATGGAAGGTTGTTAACGGACCATTCCAGCTTGAATCCTTCGTACCAAACGGAGAAGTCAAGCTCGTCGCAAACAAGAACTACACCGGTAGTGATAAGCCAAAGCTGGATTCGGTAACCTTGCGCCCATTCACCTCAGACGACTCCCAGTTCAACGTCCTACGTTCGGGAGGTATCGACTTCGGTTACATCCCAGCAGGATCAATCAACCAACGGACGACGATCGAGTCCCAGGGTTACACAGTTGAACCATGGGCAGGATGGTCAATCACCTACATGCCATTCAACTTTGCTAACCCGAAGTCCGGTCCGATCTTCAAGCAAAAGTACATCCGCCAAGCGATGCAGATGCTGATCGATCAAGAGTCGATTTCCAAAACTGTTTGGGCAGATACTGCAACCCCGACCTGTGGTCCAGTTCCACAAAAGCCTGGAACTGCTGGTTCTATGGAAGGCTGTGCCTACAAGTTTGACCCTGAAGGCGCAAAGAAGCTTCTCGAATCGCACGGTTGGAAGATCAACGCCGGTGATGTGAGCGTTTGTGAAAATCCAGGAACAGGCGACGACCAATGCGGTGAAGGCGTTGACAAGGGTGCAGAGCTGCGCTTCAAGTTAATTTCTCAGTCTGGCTTCCCAGCCACCACCCGGATGATGACAGAAATCAATTCTCGCTTCTCCGAAGTTGGTATCAAGCTCGATATTCAAGAAGTTCCAGATTCAGTAGCAGTTTCACAAAAGTGTAAGCCAGGTGAAGCATGCGATTGGGATCTGTCCTTCTTCGGATCGCAGTCCTCGTGGTACTACCCGGTCTATGCCTCCGGCGATCGGTTGTTCCAAACTGATGCACCAGTCAACCTCGGTTCATACTCCAACCCTGAGGCAGACAAGCTCATTGAAGCAACACTGCGTGCAAAGGACACATCCGCACTCGAAGCCTACAACGACTACCTCGCCGAAGATCTCCCAGTTCTTTGGATGCCAAACCCGGTAGCTCAAATCTCGGCATGGAAGAAGGATCTGGTTGGCGTTGGCCCACAAGATCCAATGCTGAACTTGTATCCACAAGATTGGGCACACACAAAGTAATCAATGCCATCTAAATCCATCAGGTACGTGTTGCACCGTCAGAACGGGTTTCACGTCTGGCGTGCAACACGTACCTGACTATGCTGTGAAGGAGAGGTTATGGTCCGCTACATTTCACGGCGACTGGTGCAATCGCTGGTTGTTGTCGTGCTCGTAACGATCATTACGTTCACAATTTTGCATATGCTACCTGGTGGGGCAGCACGATCTGCGCTCGGACTCCAAGCTACTCAAGAACAGCTCGATGCATATTCGCGCCAAATGGGATACGACCGTCCGCTTTACGAGCAATATTTCACCTATATTAATCAGCTTATTCACGGCGAACTCGGTACCTCTTTCGCTCTGAATATGGATGTTGCTGATGCGATTGCCCAACGACTTCCCAAAACAATGTTGCTGAGCTTCTTTGGACTGGTGCTCGCCGTCGTCATCGCAATCCCGTTGGGCATGCTACAAGCCTGGAAACGAAACCGGTGGCCGGACTACCTGATCACCGCTATCGCGCTACTGATGTATTCCACTCCGTTGTTCTTTATGGGCTTGCTTTTAATCGTTCTTTTCTCTCAAGTATGGGGAGTACTTCCACCAGAAGCACCACAAGGTTTCACGGTTTCGGAAATGCTATCCCAATGGCAAGGACTCATCTTGCCAGCCGTCACACTAGCAATCGTTTCGTTGGCTGCCTACACCCGTTACGTACGTTCATCGATGGTGGACAATCTTGAAGAAAACTATATTCGTACCGCTCGGGCTAAGGGATTATCGGAATCTCGTGTGGTTATCAAACACGCTATGCGCAATTCGCTTTTCCCGGTTATTACCTTGCTCGGTATGTCCCTCCCAGGTTTATTCTCTGGCGGCCTCGTGGTGGAGTCACTGTTTAACTATCCCGGCATGGGGTTGATGTATTGGCAGGCAGCTCAAGGTCGTGACTACCCGATTCTGCTTGCCGTAACCACAATTATTTCTATTGCGACGGTGATCGGTGCGTTATTGGCAGACATCATGTATGCCATCGCTGATCCACGTGTCCGTTACGGAGGAGGTGAAGCCTGATGAGTGGTAAGAATCCGAAAGGCATATTCCGGCAAAGTGTAGAAGTTTTTGTTTCTAACCGGTTAGCTGTTGTTGGGCTATCGATTCTCATTGTGTTTACACTATTTTCGTTCGTCGGCCCCTATATTTGGGTAACGGAACAGCAATATTCGTCGCTTTCAGATGCCTATCTGCCGTTGTCTGCTGAGCATCCACTGGGTACTGACGGTGTAGGTTTCGACGAACTGGGTCGCTTAATGGAAGGTGGTAAAACTTCTATCATTATTGGTTTAGCTGCCGGTATTTTGGCGACGACGATCGGCACAATTTGGGGAGCTATTGCTGGTTTCGTTGGCGGCTGGGTTGATTCAGCAATGATGCGTATCGTTGATGCGATGATGGCAGTGCCAGCTCTCTTCCTCTTCATTCTGATCGCCTCAGTTATCACGCCGAATGTTCCACTTTTGGTGTTAACTATTGGTGCGTTTGCGTGGTTGAATCCGGCCCGTCTGATCCGTGGTGAATCGTTGGCGTTGCGCTCGCGTGAGTATATTACGGCGATGCGTGGCATGGGTGGTTCTCCATTGCGGGCTGTTCGAACTCATATTGTGCGAAACGCTATCGGAACGGTGATTGTTAATGCTACGTTCCAGGTTGCTGACGCTATCTTGTATGTTGCCTACCTGTCCTTCCTCGGACTTGGTGTGCCGCCACCGGCAGCGAACTGGGGAGGCATGCTTTCTACCGGTATGAATGAGGTATACAACGGTCACTGGTGGTTGTTGTATCCGCCAGGAATCATGATTATTTTGCTGGTTGTTGCGTTTAACTTCGTTGGTGATGGGTTACGTGACGCGTTTGAAGTACGTTTGCGAAGCCGTTAGGAGAGATCATGACAAGTAAACCATTGCTCTCGATTGAAGATCTTCATGTGACTATTAAGCTTCGTAAAGGTCAAGTAGAGCCGTTGCGAGGTGTCAACCTGGAGGTTATGCCTGGTGAAACTCTCGGTATTGTGGGTGAATCCGGGTGCGGAAAGACCATGACTGCACTTTCGGTGATGGGCTTGTTACCGCATATGGGTAGTGTTTCTGGTGGGAAATTGACTTTCCAGGGACGTAACTTGCTCGACTTATCCGATAAGGATGCGCGGCGTGTGCGGGGTATGGAAATCGGAATGATTTTCCAAGATCCGCTCACCTCACTTAATCCGACAATGAAAATTGGTGACCAGGTTGCCGAACCGTTACGTGTTCACCGTGGCGTGTCGAAAGCTGAAGGCCGGCAGGCCGCTATTGACGTGTTGCGTAAAGTTGGTATGCCACGACCCGAAGCGATCGTTAATGATTATCCACATCAGCTTTCGGGCGGTATGCGCCAGCGTGTGATGATTGCGATGGCGTTGATTTGTCAGCCTGCATTGTTAATTGCTGATGAGCCGACGACGGCGTTGGACGTCACTATTCAACGTCAGATTCTTGATCTTCTTGACGAGTTGAAGAAAGAGTTTGATACGTCGGTTATTTTAGTGACCCACGATCTTGGTGTGGTTGCTGGGCGTGCTGATCGGGTAGCTGTTATGTATGCCGGGCGGGTAGTTGAAGTGGGAACAACGGATGAAATATTCACTAACCCGCAACATCAATACACACGTTCGTTGATGGCTGCGTTGCCGGAGAATACGAAAGATACTCGCCAGGAGCTGTATGCGATTCCGGGAATGCCGCCGTCGTTACGCGAAGAAATTGTGGGGTGTCCGTTCGCTCCGCGATGCCCGCGCGCACTCGACGTCTGCCACTCCGATACGCCAGAATTAGTTACGGTGACTGATAAAGACGGCCAAGTTCATTCGCATGCGTGTTGGAATCCGGCCGGTCCAGAACTCGAGCGACCGATTTCGATCCGAGAAAAGCGCGATCTGACACAGCGTCCAGTTATTTGTTCGGTTCAAAGCCTTTCGAAGCTGTATCCAGCGATGGGTGGCAAGATTGTTCGACGTCGAATCGGATCTGTACATGCTGTATCTGATGTTTCACTTGATGTTTACGAAGGTGAAACTCTCGGTATTGTGGGCGAATCCGGGTGTGGAAAATCAACGTTGGGTCGGGTCATTACAGCTCTTGAGCCTGCCTCCGAAGGCCATGTGTTGATTGGCGGAAAAGATATTGCGCAAGCTTCGCGACGGGATTTGAAGA is a window from the Arcanobacterium buesumense genome containing:
- a CDS encoding ABC transporter ATP-binding protein, coding for MTSKPLLSIEDLHVTIKLRKGQVEPLRGVNLEVMPGETLGIVGESGCGKTMTALSVMGLLPHMGSVSGGKLTFQGRNLLDLSDKDARRVRGMEIGMIFQDPLTSLNPTMKIGDQVAEPLRVHRGVSKAEGRQAAIDVLRKVGMPRPEAIVNDYPHQLSGGMRQRVMIAMALICQPALLIADEPTTALDVTIQRQILDLLDELKKEFDTSVILVTHDLGVVAGRADRVAVMYAGRVVEVGTTDEIFTNPQHQYTRSLMAALPENTKDTRQELYAIPGMPPSLREEIVGCPFAPRCPRALDVCHSDTPELVTVTDKDGQVHSHACWNPAGPELERPISIREKRDLTQRPVICSVQSLSKLYPAMGGKIVRRRIGSVHAVSDVSLDVYEGETLGIVGESGCGKSTLGRVITALEPASEGHVLIGGKDIAQASRRDLKKIRRDVQMMFQDSFAAMDPRMRVDEILTEPLKIQKIGNREDQQDRANTLVGKIGIEHGAMWKYPHEFSGGQLQRIGLARSLVLEPKLIVCDEPVSALDVSVQAQVLNVMRRLQEEQSLTYIFISHDLSVVKYISDRIAVMYLGKIVEIGPAAEIVDNPRHPYTQALIEAIPVADPRHKRKEIVHLTGEPASAINPPEGCRFKNRCPFATELCNTEPVLVGGGRQVACHYPLG